From the Chloroflexus aurantiacus J-10-fl genome, one window contains:
- a CDS encoding cystathionine gamma-synthase family protein, whose protein sequence is MTKQSKRTTIDGHRLHPESLMMSYGYVPALSEGAIKCPIFQTSTFVFQTAEEGKAFFELAYGLRHPREGEEIGLIYSRLNNPDLEILEDRLTLWDQAEAAAVFASGMAAITTTLLTFLRPGDVIVHSEPVYGGTDYLLKHVLPSLGIRRFGFMSGVSPEQVEVQLRRAGLFDAVGMIYLETPANPTNALVDIAGFAALAKRMPRRVLTAVDNTFLGPLWQHPLAHGADLVLYSATKYIGGHSDVIAGVCLGSRELLAQVKGMRTIMGTMAGAHTGWLLLRSLETLKIRMETQQAGARRVADFLATHPKVARVYYLGHLESNDPQYHIYRRQCLGPGAMISFDLHGGEAEAFRFLNHLQLIHLAVSLGGTESLAEHPASMTHSDVDPEERIEFGIGPAMIRLSVGVEHPDDLIADLNQALRAV, encoded by the coding sequence ATGACGAAGCAGAGTAAACGAACGACCATCGACGGCCATCGTCTGCATCCCGAAAGTCTGATGATGAGTTATGGGTATGTGCCGGCACTCTCTGAAGGTGCGATCAAGTGTCCGATTTTTCAGACCTCAACCTTCGTGTTTCAGACCGCTGAAGAGGGTAAAGCCTTCTTCGAGCTGGCCTACGGTCTACGCCATCCCCGTGAGGGCGAAGAGATTGGCCTGATCTACAGCCGGCTTAACAACCCCGATCTTGAAATTCTGGAAGACCGGCTTACGCTGTGGGATCAGGCTGAGGCCGCAGCAGTGTTTGCCAGCGGGATGGCGGCTATCACCACCACCCTGCTCACCTTCTTACGGCCCGGCGATGTCATTGTGCATAGTGAACCGGTCTATGGCGGTACTGATTACCTGTTGAAGCACGTCTTACCGTCATTGGGGATACGACGATTTGGTTTTATGTCGGGTGTCTCACCCGAACAGGTTGAAGTTCAACTGCGACGAGCCGGCCTGTTCGATGCGGTAGGGATGATCTATCTTGAAACGCCGGCGAATCCAACAAATGCGCTGGTAGACATTGCCGGCTTTGCAGCGCTGGCGAAGCGGATGCCACGACGAGTCTTAACCGCAGTTGATAATACATTTCTCGGCCCGCTCTGGCAACATCCCCTGGCCCATGGTGCCGATCTGGTGCTCTACTCGGCCACCAAGTATATCGGTGGCCACAGTGATGTGATTGCCGGGGTCTGTCTGGGCAGTCGTGAGTTGCTGGCCCAGGTGAAGGGGATGCGCACCATTATGGGAACGATGGCGGGTGCGCATACCGGCTGGCTCCTGCTACGGTCGCTGGAGACGCTCAAGATTCGGATGGAGACGCAGCAAGCCGGCGCACGTCGGGTAGCCGATTTTCTGGCAACCCATCCCAAAGTGGCGCGGGTCTACTATCTCGGCCATCTTGAGAGTAATGACCCCCAATACCACATCTATCGGCGGCAATGTTTGGGACCGGGGGCAATGATCTCGTTTGATCTGCACGGTGGTGAGGCGGAAGCGTTTCGCTTTCTCAACCATCTGCAATTGATCCACCTGGCAGTGAGTCTGGGTGGTACCGAGTCGCTGGCCGAGCACCCGGCTTCGATGACCCACTCGGATGTCGATCCCGAAGAGCGCATCGAGTTTGGGATTGGCCCGGCCATGATCCGGCTGTCGGTAGGAGTGGAGCATCCTGATGATCTGATCGCCGATCTGAATCAGGCGTTGCGGGCGGTATAA
- a CDS encoding sensor domain-containing protein: MRQDHSERNPQSADLESSNLDRQALYAILANNINALLILDLGGVVLFANEAAQRLFGRQSAQLTGSPFGFPLQPGLTVDAEIVRPDNSVVIVDLRVEPIEWQGTPAMLAVLHDITDRKQAEQQLIETQQLLHSALDALPTAIAILNQYGQVLAANVRWLQLGPLLGVETVDCAVGASFLAACHLGGKTAGVIAQAIERLLHGDVTRYEDEFAVGKEARRWLEIRVVRFGSGERVRAVVVLDDISARRKAEQIALARRRVLELIARQYDLRTITRELLHLIGEQVPDLIYAACVVRSSNLFVSYSTSLPEEAIKHLDAWAGEVLASELRPQQRMLSLRVDPSRWPVVDYILQAYAVSETWMMALRTNRDVDSWLLVCRQQNNPLTAEEQLLIEQFEQLSLIALEQHATLHKLAYQAHHDALTGLPNRLLFEDRLQQAIEHARRANTMVAVLFIDLDRFKHVNDTLGHTTGDMLLIQVARRFEACIRATDTIARHGGDEFLLVLSDITSPQQVTHVVRRLHEALDQPFFVNGHEIFVSASIGASLYPIDGTDVIALQRAADVAMYRAKQLLHNSFQFFDAAITDVSIERLQIENLLRRAIERHELLLYYQPKVDRTGQLVGLEALLRWQHPELGMVSPARFIPIAEETGLIVPIGRWVLREVARQVTQWWRDGLKVVPVAVNVSVIQFTQADFAQTVADTVAQTALPFSWLELELTESMLMGQIDDLRRQLGELRQLGVTLAIDDFGTGYSSLSYLHRLPINVLKIDRSFVARLDQDDAGVERSLITTIITLGHHLGVQIVAEGVETAGQRQILFDAGCDVFQGYHISRPLPAGVVRGWLEQNAGTG; this comes from the coding sequence GTGCGGCAAGACCACTCTGAACGCAATCCACAGTCTGCCGATCTCGAGTCGTCGAATCTGGATCGACAGGCTCTCTATGCGATTCTTGCCAACAATATTAATGCCTTGCTCATTCTCGATCTCGGCGGTGTCGTACTCTTCGCCAATGAAGCAGCCCAGCGTCTGTTTGGTCGGCAGTCTGCTCAACTGACCGGCAGTCCATTTGGTTTTCCACTTCAGCCCGGCCTGACAGTGGACGCCGAGATTGTGCGCCCTGATAACTCAGTCGTGATTGTCGATCTACGGGTTGAGCCGATAGAGTGGCAGGGTACGCCGGCAATGCTGGCCGTGCTGCACGATATTACTGATCGAAAGCAGGCCGAACAGCAATTGATCGAGACGCAGCAGCTTTTGCATTCGGCGCTGGACGCCCTGCCAACCGCTATTGCTATCCTCAATCAGTACGGTCAGGTCTTAGCCGCGAATGTCCGTTGGTTGCAACTGGGGCCTCTGCTTGGTGTTGAGACGGTCGATTGTGCAGTCGGCGCATCGTTTCTGGCGGCGTGCCATTTGGGAGGTAAAACGGCAGGTGTCATCGCTCAGGCCATTGAACGTCTGTTACATGGCGATGTGACGCGATACGAAGATGAGTTTGCGGTAGGGAAAGAAGCGCGACGCTGGCTGGAAATACGGGTGGTGCGCTTTGGTTCTGGCGAGCGGGTGCGGGCCGTGGTGGTGCTTGACGACATCTCGGCCCGACGGAAGGCTGAGCAGATCGCCCTCGCTCGTCGCCGGGTGTTGGAATTGATAGCTCGCCAGTACGATTTACGAACAATTACCCGCGAATTGTTACACCTGATTGGAGAGCAAGTTCCTGATCTGATCTACGCTGCTTGTGTTGTGCGTTCGAGTAATCTGTTTGTTAGCTATAGCACATCGTTACCGGAAGAGGCGATCAAACATCTTGACGCCTGGGCTGGTGAGGTGCTGGCATCCGAGCTGCGTCCGCAGCAGCGGATGTTATCGCTGCGGGTAGACCCTTCCCGGTGGCCGGTAGTTGATTACATCCTGCAAGCATACGCGGTGAGCGAAACGTGGATGATGGCATTGCGAACCAACCGCGATGTCGATAGCTGGCTACTCGTTTGCCGACAGCAGAATAACCCACTGACAGCCGAAGAACAGCTTCTGATTGAACAGTTTGAACAGTTGAGCCTTATCGCGCTCGAACAGCACGCTACACTGCATAAACTCGCCTATCAGGCGCATCACGATGCACTCACCGGCTTACCGAACCGGCTGCTGTTCGAGGATCGCTTGCAGCAGGCGATTGAGCATGCCCGGCGGGCAAATACCATGGTTGCTGTGCTCTTCATCGATCTCGACCGTTTCAAACACGTCAATGATACCCTTGGTCACACAACCGGTGATATGCTCCTGATCCAGGTTGCTCGTCGCTTTGAAGCATGCATACGCGCAACCGATACTATTGCCCGTCATGGGGGTGATGAATTCTTACTGGTGTTGTCTGACATTACGTCGCCCCAGCAAGTGACACACGTTGTGCGTCGTCTCCACGAGGCGCTCGACCAGCCCTTCTTCGTCAACGGCCACGAGATTTTTGTGAGTGCCAGTATCGGCGCCAGTCTGTATCCGATTGACGGTACCGATGTGATTGCATTACAACGGGCTGCCGATGTTGCAATGTATCGTGCCAAGCAGCTTTTGCACAACAGTTTCCAATTTTTTGATGCGGCAATTACCGATGTCTCTATCGAACGATTACAGATCGAGAACCTTCTACGACGGGCGATTGAACGACACGAGCTGTTGCTCTACTATCAACCAAAAGTTGACCGCACGGGGCAGTTGGTCGGTTTAGAGGCGTTGTTGCGCTGGCAACATCCTGAATTGGGAATGGTTTCTCCGGCGCGGTTTATTCCAATTGCCGAAGAAACGGGTCTGATCGTGCCCATTGGCAGATGGGTGCTGCGTGAGGTGGCGCGTCAGGTGACGCAATGGTGGCGCGATGGTCTGAAGGTTGTCCCTGTTGCCGTGAATGTGTCGGTGATCCAGTTTACGCAAGCCGATTTTGCGCAGACTGTTGCCGACACGGTAGCGCAGACTGCATTACCATTTTCCTGGCTGGAACTTGAATTAACCGAAAGTATGCTGATGGGCCAGATTGATGATTTACGTCGCCAGCTCGGTGAGTTGCGCCAGCTTGGGGTGACGCTGGCGATTGATGATTTTGGTACCGGTTACTCCTCACTGTCCTACCTGCACCGTTTACCGATCAACGTGCTGAAGATTGACCGGTCATTTGTTGCGCGTCTCGACCAGGACGATGCCGGAGTTGAACGAAGCCTGATCACCACGATTATCACCCTCGGTCATCATCTTGGGGTGCAGATCGTTGCTGAAGGGGTCGAGACGGCTGGTCAACGTCAGATATTGTTTGACGCCGGTTGTGATGTGTTTCAAGGCTATCACATCAGTCGTCCATTACCTGCCGGTGTGGTACGAGGATGGCTGGAACAGAACGCAGGTACAGGGTGA
- a CDS encoding DUF445 domain-containing protein yields MMDDEQRIADLRRMQRVATGLLVAAGIVFVLASIWRDVAPWVPFVRAFAEAAMVGAFADWFAVTALFRHPLGLPIPHTAIIPRRKERIAVSFGRFIEHNFLDPDQITKRIRHHDPITRIAHWLRQPEHSQQVADVVADAISGLLRVIDDDDVSQALARGLNQRLESIPAAPLAGRLLGIFLTGGRQRDALMQLIHLLAEVIAKNETEIRRRIAGELPPWVPRIVDQRIYERLLEGVQRLLRELRDTPDHPLFQQFTNLIDRWIVDLQFDPQVQQQGEALKRELMAHPMVRELVQASWRDLKLTLLAQSVSPASPLRHSIATALTRFADLLEHNAEWRDKIDTWIAAAVVAIVRRYRHAIGEFVTQTVNNWDTEVTTRKIELQFGRDLQFIRINGTIVGGLVGLIIYSVSLLFS; encoded by the coding sequence ATGATGGACGATGAGCAGCGAATTGCCGATTTACGTCGCATGCAGCGAGTTGCAACCGGTTTACTCGTAGCAGCGGGAATTGTCTTCGTGCTGGCGAGTATCTGGCGTGATGTCGCACCGTGGGTGCCGTTCGTGCGGGCATTTGCCGAGGCAGCAATGGTCGGCGCCTTTGCCGACTGGTTTGCGGTTACTGCACTTTTTCGGCATCCACTTGGGTTGCCGATCCCACATACAGCGATCATTCCCCGTCGTAAAGAACGCATTGCTGTTAGCTTCGGTCGTTTTATTGAACATAATTTTCTTGACCCTGATCAGATTACCAAACGAATTCGCCATCATGATCCGATTACCCGTATAGCGCACTGGCTACGCCAGCCTGAACACTCACAGCAGGTGGCAGACGTAGTGGCCGACGCAATCAGTGGTCTGTTGCGGGTCATTGACGATGATGACGTGAGCCAGGCGCTGGCACGAGGGCTGAATCAACGTCTCGAAAGCATCCCGGCGGCACCGCTGGCCGGTCGTCTGCTTGGGATCTTTCTCACCGGTGGTAGACAGCGCGATGCGCTGATGCAGCTTATCCATTTGCTGGCAGAAGTTATTGCTAAGAATGAAACGGAAATCCGGCGCCGGATTGCCGGTGAGCTACCACCGTGGGTGCCCCGTATTGTCGATCAGCGTATCTACGAACGGTTGCTGGAAGGAGTGCAGCGCTTGTTGCGTGAATTGCGTGATACGCCGGATCATCCGCTCTTCCAGCAGTTTACCAACTTGATTGATCGCTGGATCGTCGATTTACAGTTTGACCCCCAGGTTCAGCAGCAGGGTGAAGCATTGAAGCGTGAGCTGATGGCACACCCGATGGTGCGAGAGCTGGTTCAGGCAAGCTGGCGTGACCTGAAGCTAACCCTTCTTGCCCAGAGTGTATCACCTGCGTCACCGTTGCGCCATTCGATTGCCACTGCACTGACGCGGTTTGCCGATCTTCTCGAACACAATGCGGAATGGCGTGACAAAATAGACACCTGGATCGCGGCGGCGGTGGTGGCCATTGTCCGGCGTTACCGGCACGCGATAGGTGAATTTGTCACGCAGACGGTCAATAACTGGGATACGGAGGTAACAACGCGCAAAATCGAGCTGCAATTCGGGCGTGATCTGCAATTTATTCGCATTAATGGTACCATTGTAGGTGGCCTGGTTGGCCTGATTATTTACAGTGTTTCTCTTCTCTTTTCCTGA
- a CDS encoding SDR family NAD(P)-dependent oxidoreductase encodes MARTPSDLRDLKAVVTGGSRGIGRAIAEALARAGAQVIISSTNPTNLTEAERALQAAGLNVTGIRCDVANRNEVEALASAAVERMGRIDLWVNNAGISGPFGYALDIPPDAWEQVIRVNLLGTYYGCRAALPYMIKQRNGQIINLSGGGAKRAQRFLSAYSTSKAAIVRLTEAFARDYQDHPYLRFNVLTPGMVPTDMINHFETVGPGGEAIKQLPRVLRIFGTTAEETAELALRIVREGKNGQVFEVMPRHRTIWRLLKAALARRNNGSTG; translated from the coding sequence ATGGCTCGTACACCATCCGACTTACGCGATCTGAAAGCCGTCGTCACCGGCGGCAGCCGTGGGATTGGCCGGGCAATTGCTGAAGCGCTGGCCCGTGCCGGTGCGCAGGTTATTATCTCATCAACCAATCCAACCAACCTTACTGAAGCTGAACGCGCGTTGCAGGCTGCTGGTTTGAACGTCACCGGTATTCGCTGCGATGTCGCCAATCGCAACGAGGTTGAAGCCCTGGCAAGTGCCGCTGTGGAAAGGATGGGACGGATCGATCTCTGGGTCAACAACGCCGGCATCTCAGGGCCATTCGGCTATGCACTGGACATACCGCCCGATGCCTGGGAACAGGTGATCAGGGTCAATCTGCTCGGTACCTATTACGGTTGTCGGGCAGCATTGCCGTACATGATCAAACAACGTAACGGTCAGATCATCAATCTCTCCGGTGGTGGGGCAAAACGTGCCCAGCGCTTTCTCTCGGCATACAGCACATCAAAAGCGGCGATTGTACGTCTGACCGAAGCCTTTGCCCGCGACTATCAAGACCACCCCTACCTGCGCTTCAACGTGCTCACCCCTGGGATGGTGCCGACAGACATGATCAATCATTTTGAAACGGTTGGCCCCGGTGGTGAGGCGATCAAGCAATTGCCCCGCGTCCTCCGCATCTTCGGCACGACAGCCGAAGAGACAGCCGAACTCGCCCTACGCATTGTGCGCGAGGGTAAAAACGGTCAGGTCTTCGAGGTCATGCCACGTCATCGAACAATCTGGCGCCTGCTCAAGGCAGCCCTTGCACGGCGTAACAACGGTTCAACAGGATGA
- a CDS encoding circadian clock KaiB family protein translates to MSKIVLQLYIAGHTPRAERAIGTLRRMIESELAGYECDLTIIDVLANPQQAEDQKILATPTLIKSSPPPYRRVIGDLSSVTDLLQVLNLPPKS, encoded by the coding sequence GTGAGTAAAATTGTTTTGCAGCTCTATATTGCAGGTCACACACCTCGTGCCGAACGTGCAATTGGCACGTTGCGTCGTATGATTGAGTCGGAACTGGCCGGTTACGAGTGTGATTTGACGATCATTGATGTTCTTGCCAACCCGCAGCAGGCAGAAGATCAGAAGATTCTGGCCACTCCGACACTGATTAAGAGTTCGCCTCCACCATACCGGCGGGTGATTGGCGATCTTTCCAGTGTCACCGATCTGTTGCAAGTGTTGAACTTACCTCCAAAATCGTGA
- a CDS encoding mechanosensitive ion channel family protein, which produces MITNEIERTETIILAVVLLAGSLILDWLVRPYIKRWADARNAIVIEAIAIALGGQFTFWTLVLLINLVGDQVIAPPLIESWQPILSIASTLALAIFIVRLITNLVDSYLRHRQIGNISLINNLLRVLGALAIGGTLLVSYGVPLGPVLTVIAGSSLGLTLALREPLANFFAGVQIIVSNRVRPGDYIRLASGEEGFVTDIRWSDTYIQQLANNIIIIPNAQMITQIVTNFSRPEPELAVLVDFAVGPDADLEHTERVALEVAREILTTTTGGVATFEPLIRFNGVDPSGTRFTVVLRGQTFTDQFLLRHELIKRLRARLRDEGITPPTQVVRLYDGLAQHS; this is translated from the coding sequence ATGATTACGAACGAAATTGAACGTACCGAAACCATTATTCTCGCCGTAGTGCTCCTGGCCGGCAGTCTCATTCTCGATTGGCTGGTGCGTCCATACATCAAACGCTGGGCCGATGCTCGCAACGCGATTGTGATCGAAGCCATCGCCATCGCGCTTGGGGGACAGTTTACCTTCTGGACGCTCGTACTCTTGATCAACCTGGTCGGCGATCAGGTTATCGCTCCGCCCTTGATCGAGTCCTGGCAACCTATCCTCAGTATCGCTTCGACGCTGGCACTTGCTATCTTTATTGTGCGGTTAATCACCAATCTTGTCGATAGCTATCTCCGCCACCGTCAGATCGGAAACATTTCACTCATCAATAACCTGTTGCGTGTTCTGGGGGCATTAGCGATTGGTGGTACCCTGCTGGTCAGCTACGGTGTTCCGCTCGGCCCGGTGCTGACTGTCATTGCCGGATCGAGTCTCGGCCTTACCCTTGCCCTCCGCGAGCCGTTAGCCAACTTTTTTGCCGGGGTACAGATTATCGTCTCTAATCGGGTACGACCCGGCGACTACATTCGGCTTGCCTCTGGCGAAGAGGGATTTGTCACCGATATTCGCTGGTCTGACACCTACATCCAGCAACTGGCGAACAACATTATCATCATTCCCAACGCCCAAATGATCACCCAGATCGTTACCAATTTTAGCCGACCTGAACCGGAACTAGCAGTCCTGGTCGACTTTGCGGTCGGACCTGATGCCGATCTGGAACACACCGAAAGAGTGGCCCTTGAGGTCGCCCGTGAGATTCTGACCACCACTACTGGTGGTGTAGCGACCTTCGAGCCACTCATTCGCTTCAACGGAGTCGATCCATCAGGAACGCGCTTTACCGTCGTCTTGCGCGGTCAAACCTTTACCGACCAGTTTCTCCTTCGCCACGAGCTGATCAAACGGCTGCGTGCACGATTGCGGGATGAGGGTATTACGCCGCCAACTCAGGTTGTGCGGTTGTATGATGGGTTAGCGCAACACAGTTAA
- the kaiC gene encoding circadian clock protein KaiC — MCADQIERLPTGITGFDHIANGGLPKGRTTLVSGTAGSAKTVFAAQFLAAGIKRGEPGVFVTFEETPDALRRNMLGFGWDIARWEAEGKWAFVDVSPQPDEEIVELGSYDLGALLARIEHAVRSIGAVRLSLDSLGAIFTRLSDTRVVRNELLRIVSTLRRLEVTAVLTAERTQEYGEIARYGVEEFVSDDVVILRNVLEDEKRRRTVEILKFRGTSHQKGSFPFTVIPGEGIHVIPLSAIELKQRSSNVRITSGNAELDRMCGGGFFRDSIVLVSGATGTGKTLMATTFMAAGVRQQERSLLFAFEESRDQLFRNAIGWGIDFEQMERDGLLRVICNYPEVTSLEDQLIFMKAEIDRFRPQRVAVDSLSALERVATIKGFREFVIGLTSFIKHQEMAGLYTATTPTLLGGSSVTEAHISTITDSIILLRYVELFGEMRRGLTVLKMRGSGHDKDIREFTIDSRGMHIGRPFRNISGILSGQFTHIAPSEIDRLSAMFRDEESSEARDQSS; from the coding sequence GTGTGCGCTGATCAGATCGAACGCCTGCCTACCGGAATTACCGGTTTTGACCATATTGCTAACGGTGGTTTGCCGAAGGGTCGCACAACGCTGGTTTCGGGTACCGCCGGTAGCGCAAAGACCGTCTTTGCTGCCCAGTTTCTGGCGGCTGGTATCAAACGTGGTGAACCAGGGGTCTTTGTGACCTTTGAAGAGACCCCAGATGCTTTGCGCCGTAATATGCTGGGTTTTGGATGGGATATTGCCCGCTGGGAAGCAGAAGGGAAGTGGGCTTTTGTTGATGTGTCGCCTCAACCTGACGAAGAGATTGTCGAGTTGGGTTCATACGATCTCGGAGCATTACTGGCCCGCATTGAGCATGCGGTACGTAGCATCGGGGCCGTTCGGCTGTCCCTCGACTCGCTCGGCGCCATCTTCACCCGCTTAAGCGATACCAGAGTGGTACGCAACGAGCTGCTGCGGATTGTCAGTACCCTACGCCGGCTGGAAGTGACAGCAGTCTTGACCGCTGAACGAACGCAAGAATACGGAGAGATTGCGCGCTACGGGGTCGAGGAGTTTGTCTCCGACGATGTGGTCATTTTGCGCAATGTGCTCGAAGATGAGAAGCGGCGGCGCACGGTCGAAATTCTCAAGTTTCGTGGTACGTCGCACCAAAAGGGTAGCTTTCCCTTCACCGTTATCCCCGGCGAAGGGATTCATGTCATTCCGCTCTCGGCGATTGAGCTGAAGCAACGATCTTCCAATGTTCGGATTACATCGGGAAACGCTGAGCTGGATCGCATGTGTGGCGGTGGTTTCTTCCGCGATTCGATTGTGCTGGTGAGCGGTGCTACCGGAACCGGTAAAACGCTTATGGCCACAACCTTTATGGCTGCCGGGGTTCGCCAGCAGGAACGCTCGCTACTCTTCGCTTTTGAAGAGAGTCGCGATCAGCTCTTCCGTAATGCGATTGGTTGGGGGATCGATTTCGAGCAGATGGAGCGCGATGGTTTGTTGCGTGTGATCTGCAATTATCCCGAAGTAACCAGTCTGGAAGATCAGTTGATCTTTATGAAGGCCGAAATTGATCGCTTTCGTCCACAACGGGTAGCGGTAGATAGCCTCTCGGCACTAGAGCGGGTAGCCACAATTAAAGGGTTTCGCGAATTTGTGATCGGTTTGACGTCATTTATCAAGCATCAAGAAATGGCCGGTCTCTACACGGCGACTACCCCAACCCTGCTCGGCGGTTCGTCGGTGACAGAGGCACATATTTCGACCATCACCGACTCGATCATTCTGTTGCGGTATGTTGAGCTGTTTGGCGAGATGCGCCGCGGGTTAACGGTCTTGAAAATGCGCGGTTCTGGTCACGATAAGGATATTCGTGAGTTTACGATTGATAGTCGTGGAATGCACATCGGTCGTCCATTCCGCAACATTTCAGGCATTTTGTCAGGTCAATTCACCCACATTGCCCCAAGTGAAATTGATCGCCTGAGTGCGATGTTTCGCGACGAAGAAAGTAGCGAGGCGCGCGATCAATCATCTTGA
- a CDS encoding PAS domain-containing protein, giving the protein MSEQYRENEETTIESLPPLTADDTVRAIVSHDTDGAIIVDRSGVVRFLNSAAERLLNRHGAELHGKVFGFPLVVGERAEVEVLRPNGDFSVAEMRVLAIRWEGQDAILITLRDITAERQAEAALREAEEFSIAILNSLTSEIAVIDEHGRIIAVNEAWLDFGRRNGITDLSAIGIGVDYFAVCAAVSDDVYTAEILRGLKAVLRGEITEFMHEYPCTGPQGTRWFALRAVPLRGTRRGLVISHQDITDQRRAAQIAAEAEMLREQLRQMERELVNVEAISRPEEVQRSRLAPLRQRAPDLFAHALERYGAILEEALHSRVHRTPMPSQALRELGEWLGAVWATPRDLIDTHLQAIRERSQFYAPKKIQAYFEEGRLLLLELMGYLASYYRAVAAGELRDQDK; this is encoded by the coding sequence ATGTCGGAACAATACCGGGAAAACGAGGAGACTACCATCGAATCATTGCCCCCTTTGACAGCCGATGATACAGTGCGTGCGATTGTCAGCCATGACACCGATGGAGCGATTATTGTTGATCGCAGCGGTGTTGTACGGTTTTTGAATAGTGCTGCCGAACGACTGCTCAATCGTCATGGCGCAGAATTGCACGGCAAGGTCTTTGGTTTTCCGCTCGTAGTAGGTGAGCGGGCGGAAGTGGAGGTTTTGCGTCCGAATGGCGATTTCTCGGTCGCCGAGATGCGGGTGCTGGCGATTCGGTGGGAGGGTCAAGACGCAATCTTAATTACGTTGCGCGACATCACCGCCGAGCGTCAGGCAGAAGCAGCGCTCCGCGAAGCAGAAGAGTTCAGTATTGCGATTTTGAATTCATTGACCAGCGAGATTGCGGTGATTGACGAGCACGGCAGGATTATTGCCGTGAATGAAGCCTGGCTGGATTTCGGTCGGCGCAACGGTATTACCGATCTGTCAGCGATTGGAATTGGGGTAGATTATTTTGCGGTTTGTGCCGCAGTCAGCGATGATGTGTATACTGCTGAGATTTTGCGTGGCTTGAAGGCAGTGCTCCGTGGTGAAATAACCGAATTCATGCACGAGTACCCGTGTACTGGCCCGCAGGGAACCCGCTGGTTTGCGCTGCGGGCAGTACCACTGCGTGGGACACGTCGGGGATTGGTGATTTCTCATCAGGATATTACCGATCAGCGTCGGGCAGCCCAGATCGCGGCTGAAGCAGAGATGTTGCGCGAACAGTTGCGGCAGATGGAACGAGAGCTGGTTAACGTTGAAGCTATTTCTCGTCCAGAAGAGGTACAACGTTCGCGACTGGCACCGCTTCGCCAGCGTGCTCCCGATCTCTTTGCGCATGCGCTGGAACGTTACGGCGCTATTCTGGAAGAAGCTCTACACAGTCGGGTGCATCGCACGCCAATGCCTTCACAGGCTCTCCGCGAATTAGGCGAGTGGCTGGGGGCGGTCTGGGCTACGCCGCGTGATTTAATTGATACCCATTTGCAAGCGATCCGTGAACGTAGTCAGTTTTATGCGCCCAAAAAGATTCAGGCCTACTTTGAAGAAGGACGTCTGCTGTTGTTAGAGCTAATGGGTTATCTTGCATCGTACTATCGAGCAGTAGCGGCGGGTGAATTGCGTGATCAGGATAAGTAG